A portion of the Sphaerochaeta pleomorpha str. Grapes genome contains these proteins:
- a CDS encoding ABC transporter ATP-binding protein produces the protein MELTTKKITSLRVEHITKRFPGVLASDDISLSIAEGEVLALVGENGAGKTTLMNILMGLYQSDEGRILINGEEVKFRSPNDAFAAGLGMVHQQYMLVPNMSVLENIALGYKNAWGPFKLDLKMVRNRINEVSKKYGLAVDPDAYIWQLSVGEQQRVELVKTLCLGARFLILDEPTSALTPQETDELIILLKRMSSELSIIFISHKLQEVKDLSDKIVILRHGAVVFEGKTSEHSPSDIAALMTGHEVELPQNDEPPCEGETVLDIKNLNVKSDRGFLALRDLNLSIKAGEIVGLAGVSGNGQRELAEAINGLRKVEDGEILFFGKDLANKSPSHIIEAGMGYIPEERNTEGIVPSFSMKENLILKDSSHTQFSKYSFLKKKEIEKNATDLRIKFDIRSPNTSVTAGSLSGGNIQKVILARELSRKPKFLIAVYPIRGLDLGAAEFIHKQLLEKRREGIGILLVSEELDEILDLSDRVAVIFKGQIQKVLDRKDANRRSLGILMAGVKDDQTV, from the coding sequence CAGCCTTCGGGTGGAACACATTACCAAACGATTTCCCGGCGTTCTCGCCAGCGACGATATCTCCCTTTCGATTGCAGAAGGTGAAGTATTGGCACTCGTAGGGGAAAATGGTGCCGGAAAAACCACCTTGATGAACATCCTGATGGGACTTTACCAGAGCGATGAGGGACGTATCCTTATCAACGGGGAAGAAGTCAAGTTCCGTTCACCCAACGATGCCTTTGCAGCTGGTTTGGGGATGGTACACCAACAGTACATGCTGGTCCCCAATATGTCTGTACTTGAAAACATTGCACTTGGCTACAAAAACGCCTGGGGCCCCTTCAAACTCGACCTGAAAATGGTCAGGAACCGAATCAATGAAGTCTCCAAGAAATATGGATTGGCTGTAGACCCTGATGCCTATATCTGGCAACTCTCCGTAGGCGAACAACAAAGGGTCGAATTGGTCAAAACCCTCTGCCTCGGTGCACGTTTCCTCATCCTGGACGAACCGACCAGCGCCTTGACCCCACAGGAAACAGACGAGCTCATCATTCTGCTAAAAAGAATGTCCAGTGAGCTCTCGATTATCTTTATCAGCCACAAGCTCCAGGAAGTAAAAGATCTCTCTGACAAGATTGTAATCCTGCGCCACGGCGCGGTCGTCTTTGAAGGGAAAACCAGCGAGCACTCACCGAGTGATATCGCAGCCTTGATGACGGGACATGAAGTCGAACTCCCCCAGAACGACGAACCTCCCTGTGAAGGTGAGACTGTTCTGGATATTAAAAATCTCAACGTGAAGAGTGACAGGGGCTTTTTGGCCCTGAGAGACCTCAACCTGTCTATCAAGGCTGGGGAAATAGTAGGGCTGGCTGGAGTTTCGGGAAATGGACAGCGAGAACTCGCAGAGGCGATTAACGGACTGAGGAAGGTCGAGGATGGCGAGATCCTTTTCTTCGGGAAAGACCTTGCCAACAAATCGCCCAGCCATATCATTGAGGCGGGAATGGGATATATTCCTGAGGAACGGAATACCGAGGGTATCGTGCCTTCTTTCTCAATGAAGGAGAACTTGATCCTCAAGGATTCTTCACACACCCAATTTTCAAAGTACTCTTTCCTCAAGAAAAAAGAGATTGAAAAGAATGCAACGGATCTTAGGATAAAGTTTGATATCCGCAGCCCGAATACGTCTGTTACAGCCGGATCACTTTCCGGAGGAAATATCCAGAAGGTTATCCTGGCCCGTGAGCTTTCACGGAAACCAAAATTCCTAATCGCAGTCTACCCGATCAGGGGGCTCGACCTAGGGGCAGCGGAGTTTATCCACAAGCAGCTTTTGGAGAAAAGACGGGAAGGAATCGGAATATTGCTGGTCAGCGAAGAGCTGGATGAAATCCTTGACCTCTCTGACCGTGTAGCAGTTATTTTCAAGGGACAAATCCAAAAAGTATTGGACAGAAAGGATGCAAACCGCAGAAGCCTTGGCATCCTGATGGCAGGAGTGAAAGATGACCAAACAGTTTAG